A stretch of the Longimicrobium sp. genome encodes the following:
- a CDS encoding SUF system NifU family Fe-S cluster assembly protein, whose amino-acid sequence MSLPLEALYQEVILKHYRHAPRRGDLDAPDAVVTMRNPTCGDDIVLQLRVKDGVIEDARFQGQGCAISQASASMMTQMIVGKSFGEAEPLLARFRDMIHGDADAARDRVLGDLRALSGVAKLPRRVKCAMLPWDALEEARKQVSPAPEP is encoded by the coding sequence ATGAGCCTCCCGCTCGAAGCGCTGTACCAGGAAGTGATCCTCAAGCACTACCGCCACGCGCCGCGCCGGGGCGACCTGGACGCGCCCGACGCGGTGGTCACCATGCGCAACCCCACCTGCGGCGACGACATCGTCCTGCAGCTCCGGGTGAAGGACGGGGTGATCGAGGACGCGCGCTTCCAGGGCCAGGGGTGCGCCATCTCGCAGGCCTCGGCGTCGATGATGACGCAGATGATCGTGGGGAAGAGCTTCGGCGAGGCGGAGCCGCTCCTGGCCCGCTTCCGCGACATGATCCACGGCGACGCCGACGCCGCGCGCGACAGGGTGCTGGGCGACCTGCGCGCCCTCTCCGGCGTCGCCAAGCTCCCGCGCCGCGTCAAGTGCGCCATGCTCCCCTGGGACGCGCTGGAGGAGGCGCGGAAGCAGGTCTCCCCCGCCCCGGAGCC
- a CDS encoding cysteine desulfurase, translated as MSVSTLPAAATPLDVERIRADFPILDQEVNGKRLVYLDNAASTQKPRQVIEAVDRFYRRDNANVHRGVHELSHRATEAYEQARGKVARLMGIADEGELVWTRGTTEALNLIAYSWGLENVRAGDEILLSVLEHHSNLVPWQILAQRTGARLRFLDIDGQGRLDLAQVDDLLTERTKLVSVSHVSNALGTVNPVSEIAARAHAAGALMVVDGAQSAPHLPVDVPSLGADFYAFSGHKMCGPTGIGGLWGRRALLEAMPPFHGGGDMIDVVELERSTYAPLPMKFEAGTPHIAGAVGLGAAADYLGAVGRDAVMAHERHLMAYALERLAEVPDLAVHGPRDVAERSGVVSFSLADVHPHDIATILDQEGVAVRAGHHCCQPLMRRMCLPATARASFYLYTGADDVDRLVEGLHRARALFGY; from the coding sequence ATGAGCGTCTCGACCCTTCCCGCCGCCGCCACCCCGCTCGACGTGGAGCGCATCCGCGCCGACTTCCCGATCCTCGACCAGGAGGTGAACGGGAAGCGGCTGGTCTATCTCGACAACGCCGCCTCCACGCAGAAGCCGCGTCAGGTGATCGAGGCCGTCGACCGCTTCTACCGGCGCGACAACGCCAACGTCCACCGCGGCGTGCACGAGCTGTCGCACCGCGCCACCGAGGCGTACGAACAGGCGCGCGGCAAGGTGGCCCGCCTCATGGGCATCGCCGACGAGGGCGAGCTGGTGTGGACGCGGGGGACCACCGAGGCGCTGAACCTCATCGCCTACTCCTGGGGGCTGGAGAACGTCCGCGCGGGCGACGAGATCCTCCTCTCCGTGCTGGAGCACCACTCAAACCTGGTCCCCTGGCAGATCCTGGCCCAGCGCACGGGCGCCAGGCTGCGCTTCCTGGACATCGACGGGCAGGGGCGCCTGGACCTGGCGCAGGTGGACGACCTGCTGACCGAGCGCACGAAGCTGGTCTCCGTCTCCCACGTCTCCAACGCGCTGGGGACGGTGAACCCCGTCTCCGAGATCGCCGCGCGGGCGCACGCCGCGGGGGCGCTCATGGTGGTCGACGGGGCCCAGTCCGCGCCGCACCTGCCGGTGGACGTGCCCAGCCTGGGAGCCGACTTCTACGCGTTCAGCGGCCACAAGATGTGCGGGCCCACGGGAATCGGCGGGCTGTGGGGGCGGCGCGCGCTGCTGGAGGCGATGCCGCCCTTCCACGGCGGCGGCGACATGATCGACGTGGTGGAGCTGGAGCGCTCCACCTACGCGCCCCTGCCGATGAAGTTCGAGGCGGGCACCCCGCACATCGCGGGCGCCGTGGGCCTGGGCGCGGCGGCCGACTACCTGGGCGCCGTCGGCCGCGACGCCGTCATGGCGCACGAGCGGCACCTGATGGCGTACGCCCTGGAGCGCCTGGCCGAGGTGCCGGACCTGGCCGTGCACGGCCCGCGCGACGTCGCCGAGCGCTCCGGGGTGGTGAGCTTCTCGCTGGCCGACGTGCACCCGCACGACATCGCCACCATCCTGGACCAGGAGGGGGTGGCGGTGCGCGCCGGCCACCACTGCTGCCAGCCGCTGATGCGCCGCATGTGCCTGCCGGCCACCGCGCGCGCCTCGTTCTACCTCTACACCGGCGCCGACGACGTCGACCGCCTGGTGGAGGGGCTGCACCGGGCGCGCGCCCTCTTCGGCTACTGA